The Candidatus Dormiibacterota bacterium region CGAGTTCGAGGCGCTGGTCTACGGCGACGCCAGGATGTACTTCGACTCGGTGCGCTTCAACAAGCCGGGCACCATCCCCCTCGAGTTCCAGACCGAGGTGGTCGACGGCTGCCCGCTCGACTGCGGCCTCTGCCCCGAGCACAAGCAGCACGCCTGCCTGGGGATCATCGAGGTCAACACCAACTGCAACCTCGACTGTCCCATCTGCTTCGCCGACTCCGGCCACCAGCCGGACGGCTACTCGCTGAGCCTCGAGCAGGTCGACCGCATGCTCGACGTCTTCGTGGCCAGCGAGGGCGAGGCCGAGGTGATCATGCTCAGCGGCGGCGAGCCCACCATCCACCCGCAGATCCTCGAGATCATCGAGCTCTGCAAGACCAAGCGGATCAAGACGGTGAACCTCAACACCAACGGCATCCGCCTGGCCAGCGACGTGAACTTCGTGAACCGCCTCGGCGAGCTGAAGGTCAACGTCTACATGCAGTTCGACGGCTTCAAGGTCGGCACCCACCGCGCCATCCGCGGCAAGGACCTCCGCGAGCGCAAGAAGCGGGCCCTCGACAACTGCGCCAACGCCGGGCTGACCGTCACCCTGGTCGCCGCCGTCGAGCGGGGCATGAATGAGGACGAGGTGGGCGACATCATCCGCTACGGCATCGAGCACCCCGCGGTGCGGTCGATCGCCTTCCAGCCGGTGACCCACTCCGGGCGCCACGTCGAGTTCGACCCGATGACCCGGCTGACGAACTCCGACATCATCCACCTGGTCGCCGATCAGCTCCCCGAGTGGTTCCGCACCGACGACTTCTTCCCGGTGCCGTGCTGCTTCCCCACCTGCCGCTCGATCAGCTACTGCCTGGTCGACGACGGCAACGTGCTGCCGATCACCCGGATGGTCAACCCCGAGGACTACCTCGACTACGTCTCCAACCGGGTGATGCCCGACATGCAGGTGCGCACCGCGCTGGAGAAGCTCTACAGCGCGTCGGCGATGCCCGGCACCGCGCAGATGACCGACCAGCTGGAATGCGCCACCTGCGGCATCGACCTGCCCGAGGCGCTGCGCGACCTCGCCTCGAAGGCGTTCATGATCGTGATCCAGGACTTCCAGGACCCCTACACCCTCAACGTCAAGCAGCTGATGAAGTGCTGCGTCGAGGAGATCACCCCGGACGGCAGGCTGATCCCCTTCTGCGCCTACAACTCGGTGGGCTATCGCGAGCAGGTGCGCGAGCAGATGAGCGGGGTCGGCATCCCCACCCTGGTGCCCAACGCCCAGCCCCTGCAGGCGATGCTCGAGGTCACCCGCTACGGCTCCAAGACGGTGCGCACCAACGGCGGCGGCAGCGGCGACGCCCCCGCCGACGGCAGCGGCCACGCCCCCCGCGACAGCACCAACACCGGGAAGGGGCTGCGGTCGGGGGGGAGCGGGGGAGTCCCCCCGCAGCGACAGTGATGGCCGGGAGCCTGCCCTCGGAGACCCCCGAGCTCACCAAGAGCTGCTGCGCGGCCGCGTACTCCGGCGACGTGGTCGCGATGGTGCTCGGCGAGAGCTATCACCCCGGCGGCCTCACCCTCACCCGCGGGCTGCTCGGCCACCTCGGCCTCGGCTCCGGCGGCCGCGTCCTCGACGTCGCCAGCGGGCCGGGGGCGACCGCCCTGGTCGCCGCCACCGAGCACCCCGTCGAGGTGGACGGCGTCGACCTCTCCGAGAGCAACGTGGCCCGGGCCACCGAGGCCGCCCGCGAGGGCGGCCTCGCGGGGCGGGTGCGCTTCCACGTCGGCGACGCCGAACGCCTGCCCTTCCCCGGCGCCAGCTTCGACGCGGTGGTGTGCGAGTGCGCCTTCTGCACCTTCCCCGACAAGGCCACCGCGGCGCGAGAGCTCGCCCGGGTGCTGCGTCCCGGAGGGCGGCTGGGCATCACCGACGTGACCATCGCCCCCCCGGGACTGACCGGGGAGCTCGCCGGCCTCGCCGGCTGGGTCGCCTGCCTCGCCGACGCCCGGCCGCTCGAGGAGTACTCCA contains the following coding sequences:
- a CDS encoding radical SAM protein; translation: MTEPSPPASVRKKVDRDEVFVEFTKSICPVCKAVIDAQVNVRDDKVYLRKRCREHGEFEALVYGDARMYFDSVRFNKPGTIPLEFQTEVVDGCPLDCGLCPEHKQHACLGIIEVNTNCNLDCPICFADSGHQPDGYSLSLEQVDRMLDVFVASEGEAEVIMLSGGEPTIHPQILEIIELCKTKRIKTVNLNTNGIRLASDVNFVNRLGELKVNVYMQFDGFKVGTHRAIRGKDLRERKKRALDNCANAGLTVTLVAAVERGMNEDEVGDIIRYGIEHPAVRSIAFQPVTHSGRHVEFDPMTRLTNSDIIHLVADQLPEWFRTDDFFPVPCCFPTCRSISYCLVDDGNVLPITRMVNPEDYLDYVSNRVMPDMQVRTALEKLYSASAMPGTAQMTDQLECATCGIDLPEALRDLASKAFMIVIQDFQDPYTLNVKQLMKCCVEEITPDGRLIPFCAYNSVGYREQVREQMSGVGIPTLVPNAQPLQAMLEVTRYGSKTVRTNGGGSGDAPADGSGHAPRDSTNTGKGLRSGGSGGVPPQRQ
- a CDS encoding methyltransferase domain-containing protein — translated: MAGSLPSETPELTKSCCAAAYSGDVVAMVLGESYHPGGLTLTRGLLGHLGLGSGGRVLDVASGPGATALVAATEHPVEVDGVDLSESNVARATEAAREGGLAGRVRFHVGDAERLPFPGASFDAVVCECAFCTFPDKATAARELARVLRPGGRLGITDVTIAPPGLTGELAGLAGWVACLADARPLEEYSTILAAAGLRTVHTERHDAALARMVEQIDARLRALRMMRSTMPALAGVDFERAAELTGQAAAAVRDGVAGYAMLVAQRE